Sequence from the Platichthys flesus chromosome 2, fPlaFle2.1, whole genome shotgun sequence genome:
CTCACTctccccttcccttcccttGTCCTGATCTCCTGCCCTCTGACCCTCACCCTCTTGTTCTCCACCCCCACCTTCACCTCGTCACCCTGACCCGAGCCTCTCTCCCTCCTAATCCACCCGCCCCCCTTGACCATGTTGCCATGTGTCTGCTGGCTCCAACCTATCCTCATCTTGTTGTCCTCTGTCTTATGGACCCGGGGGGAAAACTGCCCAGCAACCTGCATGTGCCCGGACCCGCACACCGTGGACTGCAGCGGCCGCGGGTTGACCCGACTTCCCAAACAGATCCCCCTGGATGTACGCAGGCTTCTGCTGGCGGACAACTGGATACCCCGCATCCCCTCGGACTTCCTGGTTCTGTACAGCGACCTGGTGTACCTGGACCTCCGGAACAACTCGCTGTCCCTCATAGAGCCGGGGACACTCAGCACTTCCTCCCGGCTGGTGTTCTTGGATCTGGGCAGCAACAATCTGACTGAGATCCCCAAGGGGACGTTCGGGGAGTCCCGTAGCCTCATCAAGCTACGACTGGGCAACAACCCGTATCTGAGCATGGTGAGTGAGGATGCTTTCCTGGGCCTCACCTCTCTGAGGGAACTGGAACTGGAGCGTAATGCGCTGTCCACCCTAAAGGTGGGGGCGCTGAGTCAGCTGCCCTCCCTGCGGGCGGTGAGGCTGGAGGGCAACCCCTGGGTGTGCAACTGCAACTTTGCCAGCCTGTTTGCGTGGCTGATGGAGAACAGTCACAAGCTTCCTAATGGTGAGTAGCATCATCCGAGAGGCGTTCGACCCAAATAACAAACGTATCTGAGCACAACATGCCACAGAATTATTGCAAATCCATTGGAATCACACTTCAATGGTCTATTTACATTTTGCCTGTAGGAGAGGGAaccccctccgccccccccccccccctccctcctcctcccctgttcTAATTTTGGTCTCATTCGCCTCCCACCCCCATAGCTCATCATGTGTGAGACATTGTGTGTAATATGAGACAATAGCTCTCGTTTGAAAGCGTACATTTTTATATGTTTCTTTTCgtatttgattcattttgagGACCTGACTCAAAATGCAGCGTTAACCAATAAATGGTGTGAAGCAGCTCACATCAGGAATCTGTGCTCggagtttgttgtttttttggtttccacatttcagcataaaaaaaacaagctttgaCCTCTATCCTGCGTGGTTGTCGAATCGATCAATTTGCGGCTTATTTTTTATGTAATACTTATATAATACTTTGCTGGACAATGAAATTCGAAGATGTTTTCGAGAATTTCTTGCCTTTTTCCAGTGGAAGTCAAagcctctccttcctctgtccacGTGAAGCGGTGGGCCCGTATGAGTCTGTCACTGTGAATCAGCCTGGAGGGTCGAGTTAAATAACAGGGCTGAAATTTGAGTGTGTTTCCGTGCACGAGGCAAATCTCTGTGTGAATGCATGTTGGAaccacaacaaaaagacaaagggGGATTGCCATGTCCCCCTGTGGAATGATCATGTGGCTGAGATCCGGTTACTTGCAGCCTAATTAGCTCAGGCAGCGTCTAAAGCTGCAGGAGTTAAGATGAAACGCACAGAAATTACAATCGTTTCAACGTCTGTTAATATCATGTGGTTGAGTAAAAATATCTGCCTGACGCCATTTATCCTCATTCTGCTCAGAGGGAAACCAGAAAAGCTTTTTACCTTTAAGGTCAGTCGTTTGTTTATTTCTATAAATGTCATCACAAAGGACTCAGACAGCCGTTAAGTGTGAGCCAACACGTGGGAGCTGAGGAggcaaaaataaacagaactGACAGCTCGGCCGCACATGACTAGTTACTCGCGCTgttatcatattttttacattggCTCATCTGGCTGCAGCTTTCATCCAAAGTGACCCACGACTGGGAGACAGCACTGGAGCTGGGAGACCTTGAAATAAGAACCACATCTGTGGTCAGGTGAAGAAAAAGCACCAGAAATAAGAGGTATTACGCTGCATTAATGTCAGTATTTAGAGCTTTGATGTTATTTTGGCTTATTCTGACTCCAGAGGTTTGTGTTGTTCGCCCGGGTGCATGTACAACGTGTATTTTAAAATCCTGATTCAGATTATAAATAAAGTACACAATGTTCAGGGTGTTGTATGAACGACACAAGAGCTCGAGACATTTATCAAGTCACTGTTCCAAGGTTGATGCAGGTGAGAAATGTTGATATCTGTAGTGCATAGAAAGAATAGTCATTGGCCCCAAAATCTTCCCTCTCgatatgtgattttttttgaGACGTGAGAATGATGGGCATCGGATCTGAAACCAAACATTCATGGTCTCTGGCATCAACCACGTGCAACTGATAAGATGAAGCCTCTTTGAATGGATTTCCTTAATTGTATTATAGATTTCCTCACAGAATTGCCTGTTTTTCCATTTGCAAAAGTAAATTGAAAATCCAATTTAAATTCTAATTGTGATCTGGCTGCACAGAGTTTTTATTCAGCTCCCCTAAAAGAAAACTAGCTGACTCTCACAAAAGCTCACAATGAGGCCACGGTGTGCGGCTCTACCGATACTGCTTCTCCTTCCCCCTCTGGTCTTCCTTCATCTGCCCTAAAAAATGCTCAAGTTTTGGCCCTTGAGGAGGCAAAGTTGATAAACTAGCAGGAAAAACTAATTCCCCTCAGTTCAAGGCTGCGAATGCATGAATCAAGAGGTCTAAGCGTTGTCAGCTGCAAGGCGTAATGAAGTGCGTTAGCAATGCTGGCCAGGCAGACATCAACAACAGGAAGACGCCAAGCGGGCCTAGCCAAGCCCCTGGCATGGCTGCCAACTGGCCTCAGCGTCTACACACTCTCGAATTGAGTTAATATCTCACCTCACAGCAGCTCTTATATCCAGATCAGTAGGTGTTTGCTTTATGAACCTTTAGGGATGAGTCCATTACCTTACGTTGCCTGGAAGGTCCTTTTTTAATGCTTAAAATGCAAGTTTTAGCAGAAGGtttaaaaagtatttctttATCGCAGGCCCTTCtcttcaaaatgcaaattctTTAACAGGTCAGAGAGGACAAAGATTAGTTTAGCAGAACTAACAATGTCCCTAGAAACAAGACTTCTGTCTTTCCTTTCCTTGTTTTTCGTAGTACAACACTTTAAATtcaagggacacacacacaatgccaaTAAAAGAGCAGGTAGTTAAGAGCTGGAGtcgttgtggttgtgtttgtgggtctgtATCCCACCTGTTTGTGAGTTTTGGAGGAGAACTCTGCTGTCAGGGCCACAGGATGTTCCACGAATCCTTCAAGTTGCTGCCTACGTTATCAAAATCCACAACACGCTCCTCTGAGCTGCCACTTGTGacatttgatttttgtttgCTGTGGACATTTCCCTTTTCTCTGAACTTGATGTGAGTGCAGTTGTGTCACCCTGAGTCCCAGTTGATCCCAGAATCTActgctgaacaaacacaaaccggCAGGGGGGGGCTTTACAGTGAGACGCATTTAACAAACACGGCAAGTTCACACATGCGAGCATCACCATCACGCCAGACCTAATTAACGTAATGACCGGGTTCACTGTcatggaaagagaaaaagatgaaaaggacCTATTCTCTGGATTCCTGCATCAGAAGTGGTTACACAATAACAGATGGGCCCTCATTAGTGAAGGAGGTCGAACTTGATAAGCTTTTCAATATGAAGCAACTCCAACGACGAGCGGCGGGTGTTTCAAATTAATATCTCGTTCATCATCGAGGAAAATCAATTACCGAGACAGAAATGACTCTTTACACTTCAGATGAGTGGGATCCTTCCATCGGTGTGGTGTGGGGGATGCATCCTCATGTCGGGTTCATCATATATAACAGGAATGTCCCTCAGCTGAGGGCAGAGCTCCaacaacagtccccttgaattcaaAGGAGCCACAGCAGATTGCACTTACAGTTATAATTTCCCTAAATGGGTCTAGTTTCTCTCAAGATCTTTGCACTAAATCCTGAGAATTAGGTGAAAGTGTCAAAGAATTGCTCCCAATCTTGTCCCTTCTCTTTGCCCCAAAATGTAATGGCCCATATCCAATCTACTGAtattcaaaccaacaaaccGGGTGAAACCATAACCTCCCTGGTGGCGGTAACTATGGTGAGACAGAGCCGAGCGCACGGTATTTAATCTTCAACCAATATTTTCATGAGTAATTAAAGTCTGAGTCAGAGTGCTCCTTCACCTTAAATATAATAACTCCAGAAAAAAACAGTAATGAAGAATGAATACATGCAACAGAAAGACAGTGAAAGGCCAGTTCGACTCAAGGGGTCCTCGGG
This genomic interval carries:
- the lrrc38b gene encoding leucine-rich repeat-containing protein 38, whose protein sequence is MLPCVCWLQPILILLSSVLWTRGENCPATCMCPDPHTVDCSGRGLTRLPKQIPLDVRRLLLADNWIPRIPSDFLVLYSDLVYLDLRNNSLSLIEPGTLSTSSRLVFLDLGSNNLTEIPKGTFGESRSLIKLRLGNNPYLSMVSEDAFLGLTSLRELELERNALSTLKVGALSQLPSLRAVRLEGNPWVCNCNFASLFAWLMENSHKLPNGVEGMECSLPMDGRRVSLTQLSQDSFRECQANLTLTDLLIIIFSGISVSVVAIMTSFFLASTVHCFQRWSKGTKGDEEESEE